In Hamadaea flava, a genomic segment contains:
- a CDS encoding SDR family oxidoreductase, with amino-acid sequence MNGWSHSYAPVRHVGTTRTQNSGRTITIMQTTTTIAVAGATGRVGRHVVQVLQERGHRVVSMSRSAGVDVVTGAGLVEALEDAIIIIDVSSTPSPDQQTATEFFTATARNLHEAGQKAGVRRMVVASIIGIDDSVAGYNAAKLAHERAALAGPIPTRIVRAAQFHEFVEELVAWGTQGDIAYVPKMRTQLVAARAVAERLVDVATAADPFVMTLPHPEIAGPRAETLAEAARLLAARRGSPSRVEEVSDAANPDRALFEGGGLLPGSHATLAGPTYAEWLDQTAR; translated from the coding sequence ATGAATGGCTGGTCACATTCGTACGCCCCGGTACGTCATGTCGGTACTACCCGAACGCAGAATTCCGGAAGGACGATAACCATCATGCAGACGACGACAACCATCGCGGTGGCCGGCGCGACCGGCCGTGTCGGCCGGCACGTCGTGCAGGTACTCCAGGAACGCGGTCACCGCGTCGTGTCCATGTCTCGTTCAGCCGGCGTGGACGTCGTCACCGGAGCCGGGCTGGTCGAGGCACTGGAAGATGCCATTATCATCATCGATGTGTCCAGCACGCCCTCGCCCGATCAGCAGACCGCGACCGAGTTCTTCACCGCCACCGCCCGCAACCTGCATGAAGCAGGGCAGAAGGCCGGCGTACGCCGGATGGTGGTGGCGTCGATCATCGGCATCGACGACTCCGTCGCCGGCTACAACGCGGCAAAGCTCGCCCACGAACGGGCGGCGCTAGCCGGCCCGATCCCGACGCGGATCGTACGCGCGGCGCAGTTCCACGAGTTCGTCGAAGAACTCGTCGCCTGGGGTACGCAAGGCGATATTGCGTACGTGCCCAAGATGCGCACGCAGCTCGTCGCCGCGCGGGCGGTCGCAGAGCGGCTAGTCGACGTCGCTACGGCGGCCGACCCGTTTGTCATGACGCTGCCACACCCGGAGATCGCAGGCCCCCGTGCCGAAACCCTGGCGGAGGCAGCCCGCCTGCTCGCCGCCCGGCGTGGCTCCCCCTCGCGGGTTGAGGAAGTCAGTGACGCCGCCAATCCGGACCGTGCGCTGTTCGAGGGCGGTGGCCTGCTTCCCGGCTCCCACGCCACCCTCGCCGGACCGACGTACGCGGAGTGGCTCGACCAGACCGCCCGGTGA
- a CDS encoding AfsR/SARP family transcriptional regulator, with protein sequence MTGRFSVLGPVDVTVAGRPVAGLAPRHRAVLAYLLLHAGKVISAERLSAALWADSPPDTARSQIHAAMTTIRRVLRSADLDGVLETRTAGYVLSPPPGAFDLAEFGGLLEEAQKSADHQVAADRLREALALWPGDALIGVSAEYAPGARARLEERRLAVVERLAEVELALGRHEEVSAELTTWVATYPLRERLVGQLMRALYASDRQADALAAGRRYRAGLAERQGLDPGRSFLQLEQEILRDRPAPPAEEPIRGANFLPYDVPDFTGRVVELDRILRGLGSRVCVVDGMAGIGKTTLAVHAAHRFAHRYADGQLFVDLRAHTAGQTPVTASDALHVLLRQIGVPADHIPLGEAERSALWRTELARRSVLIVLDNAVDAEHVRPLLPGATQSLFLITSRRRLTDLDGALSLSLDVLPASDAITLFSSVVGERAWTEYAAAGDVLRLCGHLPLAVRIAAARLHHRPRWTVAYLADRLRDERRRLVELATGERGVAAAFTLSYQQLPMSQQRMFRLLGLHPGRDVDTYAAASMAGMEPADAETDLEHLLDAHMLTQHEPGRYTFHDLLREHARATGAATDVEADQQLALTRLFDHYLHIAAAAIDVLYPDSKHRRPDVVRAERLFGEAEATAWLDAERGNLTAVCAFATDHGWPTHATSLSTILYRYLYNNVHDIDARTIYTAALAAGRRTGDHLSQSRALSDLGWLSFGRGGYADALDLFDQAIAQARMAGDGTAQARAEHGLASVHQQHRNGAEALRRFTAALELFRGRDDRFGQAVVLNSLGAVHEEAGRFAEGLAALTRARELFRSLGTDGGEADVLNNLGLVHRRQGRLVDAHQCHQQALEIYRRFGIRRGEARSLNGLAAVAADAGDVDEAIDGYQAALAVAGEVGNRLETARAHEGLARLLVGRSPAAHDHVREALNLYAQFGEPESGELRKLLADNG encoded by the coding sequence GTGACGGGGCGGTTCTCGGTGCTCGGACCGGTGGATGTCACGGTCGCCGGTCGCCCGGTGGCCGGATTGGCCCCTCGGCATCGCGCCGTACTCGCGTACCTGCTGCTGCATGCGGGAAAGGTGATCAGCGCTGAGCGCCTGTCGGCGGCGTTGTGGGCGGACTCGCCGCCGGACACCGCCCGCTCGCAGATACACGCGGCGATGACGACGATCCGGCGGGTGTTGCGCTCGGCTGACCTGGACGGCGTGCTCGAGACCCGTACGGCCGGGTATGTGCTCTCGCCCCCGCCGGGCGCGTTTGATCTGGCCGAGTTCGGCGGTCTGCTCGAGGAGGCGCAGAAGTCGGCCGATCATCAGGTGGCCGCCGACCGGCTGCGGGAGGCCCTCGCACTGTGGCCAGGCGATGCCCTCATCGGGGTGAGCGCCGAGTACGCCCCAGGCGCACGGGCCCGGCTGGAGGAGCGCCGGTTGGCGGTGGTCGAACGGCTAGCCGAGGTGGAGCTCGCGTTGGGCCGCCACGAAGAGGTTTCGGCGGAGCTGACCACCTGGGTGGCGACGTACCCGCTCCGGGAGCGGCTGGTCGGGCAGCTCATGCGGGCGTTGTACGCGTCCGACCGGCAGGCCGACGCGCTGGCCGCCGGTCGCCGATATCGAGCCGGTCTCGCCGAGCGGCAGGGCCTCGATCCAGGGCGGTCCTTCCTCCAGCTTGAGCAGGAGATCCTGCGCGACCGGCCGGCCCCGCCCGCGGAGGAGCCGATACGTGGTGCGAACTTCCTGCCGTACGATGTGCCCGATTTCACGGGTCGGGTGGTGGAGCTGGACCGGATCCTGCGCGGGCTCGGGAGCCGGGTGTGTGTCGTCGACGGGATGGCCGGGATCGGGAAGACCACGCTGGCCGTGCACGCCGCACATCGATTCGCCCACCGGTACGCCGATGGTCAGCTGTTCGTCGATCTGCGGGCGCACACCGCCGGGCAGACGCCGGTGACGGCGTCCGACGCCTTGCACGTCCTACTGCGGCAAATCGGCGTACCGGCGGATCACATTCCGTTGGGTGAGGCTGAGCGATCCGCGTTGTGGCGTACCGAGCTCGCCCGCAGATCCGTCCTGATCGTGCTGGACAACGCCGTCGACGCCGAGCATGTGCGCCCGCTCCTGCCGGGAGCCACCCAGAGCCTGTTTCTGATCACCAGCCGCCGCCGGCTGACCGACCTCGACGGCGCGCTCTCGCTCTCGCTCGACGTGCTGCCTGCGTCCGACGCGATCACCCTGTTCAGCAGTGTCGTGGGCGAGCGGGCCTGGACCGAGTACGCCGCGGCCGGTGACGTGCTGCGACTGTGCGGCCACTTGCCGCTGGCCGTACGCATCGCCGCCGCTCGTCTGCACCATCGTCCGCGGTGGACGGTGGCTTACCTCGCGGATCGGCTGCGTGACGAACGCAGAAGACTTGTGGAACTGGCGACCGGGGAACGGGGAGTCGCCGCCGCGTTCACTCTGTCCTATCAGCAGCTGCCGATGTCGCAGCAACGCATGTTCCGGCTGCTCGGGCTGCATCCCGGTCGCGACGTCGACACCTACGCCGCCGCATCGATGGCCGGCATGGAGCCCGCCGACGCGGAGACGGATCTGGAGCACCTGCTGGACGCCCACATGCTCACCCAGCACGAGCCGGGGCGGTACACCTTTCACGATCTGCTTCGCGAACACGCTCGCGCCACCGGAGCCGCTACGGATGTCGAGGCCGACCAGCAGTTGGCGCTGACCCGGCTATTCGATCACTATCTGCATATTGCGGCGGCCGCCATCGATGTGCTCTACCCAGACAGCAAGCATCGCCGACCCGACGTCGTACGCGCGGAGCGCCTGTTCGGGGAGGCCGAGGCCACCGCATGGCTGGACGCCGAACGTGGCAACCTCACTGCCGTCTGCGCCTTCGCGACCGACCACGGCTGGCCCACTCACGCGACAAGTCTCTCGACCATCCTCTACCGCTACCTCTACAACAACGTTCACGACATCGACGCGCGCACCATCTACACGGCGGCGCTGGCGGCTGGTCGGCGTACGGGAGACCACCTGTCGCAGTCGCGCGCCCTGTCCGACCTCGGCTGGCTCTCGTTCGGACGCGGCGGATACGCTGATGCGCTCGACCTCTTCGATCAGGCCATCGCCCAGGCGCGCATGGCCGGCGACGGCACCGCCCAGGCTCGGGCCGAACACGGCTTGGCCAGCGTCCATCAGCAGCATCGCAATGGCGCCGAGGCGTTGCGACGATTCACTGCCGCGCTGGAGTTGTTCCGCGGCCGCGACGATCGGTTCGGTCAGGCGGTCGTCCTCAACAGCCTCGGCGCTGTGCACGAGGAAGCGGGCCGTTTCGCCGAAGGGCTGGCCGCGCTGACTCGGGCGCGAGAGCTCTTCCGAAGTCTTGGCACCGACGGTGGCGAGGCCGACGTACTCAACAACCTGGGCCTGGTACACCGGCGTCAAGGCCGTCTTGTCGACGCCCACCAATGCCACCAGCAGGCCCTCGAAATCTACCGGCGATTCGGAATCCGCCGCGGCGAAGCCCGGTCACTCAACGGGCTGGCGGCTGTGGCCGCGGACGCCGGCGACGTTGATGAAGCGATCGACGGCTACCAGGCCGCTCTCGCCGTCGCCGGCGAGGTCGGCAACCGGCTTGAGACAGCTCGCGCGCACGAGGGCCTAGCCCGCTTGCTCGTCGGCCGCTCACCGGCCGCGCATGACCATGTCCGGGAGGCTCTCAACTTGTACGCGCAGTTCGGCGAGCCCGAGTCGGGAGAACTGCGAAAGCTGCTGGCCGACAACGGATGA
- a CDS encoding helix-turn-helix domain-containing protein: MSTDPAEAVSATLAANLRAGRKERGWRLEDLAARSGVSRGMLQQIETGQTNPSIATVARICATLGVSIGQLVEPPEDLGRVTAAEDIDVRRAGRASEARLLINDGQAPFVELWDLVVAPHDEISSHAHPAGTRELIHLHRGELVVEVGGATFHVGEGGSVRIRGDRAHLYRNPAAEPARLTMTVVYLGNQDPRYARPAT; the protein is encoded by the coding sequence TTGTCAACCGATCCAGCCGAAGCGGTCAGTGCGACGTTGGCAGCGAACCTGCGGGCGGGGCGAAAGGAGCGCGGCTGGCGCCTGGAAGACCTCGCCGCTCGCAGCGGCGTCAGCCGCGGCATGCTCCAGCAAATCGAAACGGGCCAGACCAATCCCAGCATCGCGACGGTGGCGCGCATCTGCGCCACCCTCGGTGTCTCCATCGGACAGCTTGTCGAGCCGCCCGAAGACCTCGGCCGGGTGACCGCCGCCGAGGACATCGACGTCCGGCGAGCAGGGCGTGCCAGCGAAGCGAGGCTGCTCATCAACGACGGACAGGCGCCTTTCGTCGAGCTGTGGGACCTCGTCGTGGCCCCGCACGACGAGATCAGCTCACACGCCCATCCCGCCGGCACTCGCGAGTTGATCCATCTGCACCGGGGAGAGCTGGTCGTGGAAGTCGGCGGAGCCACCTTCCACGTCGGAGAAGGAGGTTCCGTACGCATCCGAGGCGACCGCGCCCACCTCTACCGAAACCCGGCTGCCGAGCCGGCCCGGCTCACCATGACGGTGGTCTACCTCGGCAACCAGGACCCACGCTATGCCCGCCCGGCCACCTGA